In the genome of Terribacillus sp. FSL K6-0262, one region contains:
- a CDS encoding ABC transporter permease produces MDKRLSPLSRIFLIVMFALLYLPIFYLIFYSFNSGGNMYDFESFTFDWYKELFQDTRLLIIVLNTIVIALLSALISTIIGVLGAMMIYKIRSGRTKNALLSLNNILIVSPDVIIGASFLILFTIAGIQLGFYSVLLSHIAFSIPIVVLMVLPKLSEMSPSLLDAARDLGASRWKVITKVVIPYITPGIFAGFFMALTYSLDDFAVTFFVTGNGFTTLSVEIYSLARQGISLSINALSTIIFLVTMLIVVIYHLITRRGRKSPDLEVLK; encoded by the coding sequence GTGGATAAGAGACTTTCTCCCCTATCACGGATTTTTTTGATCGTCATGTTTGCGCTGCTGTATTTACCTATCTTTTACTTGATATTTTATTCTTTCAACAGCGGTGGCAATATGTATGATTTCGAGAGCTTTACATTCGATTGGTATAAGGAGCTGTTTCAAGATACCCGGCTTTTGATCATTGTTTTGAACACAATCGTGATCGCCCTGCTCTCCGCTTTGATTTCAACGATCATCGGTGTGCTTGGTGCGATGATGATCTATAAGATTCGATCCGGCAGGACAAAGAATGCCTTATTGTCATTGAACAACATCTTGATCGTGAGTCCGGATGTCATCATCGGTGCATCCTTCCTGATCCTATTTACCATCGCCGGTATCCAGCTTGGGTTCTATTCGGTGCTGCTGTCGCACATCGCCTTCAGTATCCCGATTGTCGTCTTGATGGTATTGCCGAAGCTATCCGAGATGAGTCCTTCCCTTCTTGATGCAGCAAGAGATCTTGGCGCCTCACGCTGGAAGGTGATCACGAAAGTGGTGATTCCTTATATAACTCCCGGTATATTCGCCGGCTTTTTCATGGCGCTTACCTACTCACTGGATGACTTCGCTGTAACATTCTTTGTGACAGGAAATGGGTTCACCACATTGTCTGTCGAGATTTATTCCCTTGCCAGACAAGGAATATCATTATCCATCAATGCCCTTTCGACGATCATCTTCCTCGTTACGATGCTGATTGTCGTCATCTATCATCTGATCACCCGCCGCGGCAGGAAATCACCTGATCTGGAGGTGCTCAAATGA
- a CDS encoding ABC transporter substrate-binding protein codes for MKQLMRLAVVIIAVSAILLVTISRLNASQGYSGGNTLTVYNWGDYIDPAVIDEFEKETGITVVYETFDSNEAMMTKIQQGGTSYDIAVPSEYTIEKMKEEDLLLPIDHSKIPNLKNIDSRFMDLPFDPGNEYSVPYFWGTVGIVYNSKQLGGMTFDSWEDLWDPALKNQIVLIDGAREIIGMGLNSLHYSLNDTDPAHLQEAYDKLVSLKPNVRALLGDENKMLMASGEVSIGITWSGDASEIMAENEDLDYVVPEEGSNLWFDNMVIPKTAKNVDAAHKFINFMLDPKIAAQNTEYVSYSTPNKEALQYMPQEMVNDERFYPSPELTDRLEVYENLGQENLSRYNELFLKFKME; via the coding sequence ATGAAGCAGCTGATGCGTCTAGCCGTTGTGATCATTGCTGTGAGCGCTATACTGCTCGTCACCATCTCCCGCCTCAATGCCTCCCAAGGCTACTCAGGCGGCAATACACTTACCGTGTATAACTGGGGCGACTATATCGATCCGGCTGTTATTGACGAATTCGAAAAAGAAACAGGCATCACGGTCGTCTATGAAACGTTCGATTCGAATGAGGCGATGATGACAAAGATACAGCAAGGCGGAACAAGCTATGATATCGCTGTTCCTTCCGAGTATACGATCGAAAAGATGAAGGAAGAGGATTTGCTGCTTCCGATTGATCACAGCAAGATCCCGAACCTGAAAAATATCGATTCCCGGTTCATGGATCTGCCTTTCGATCCCGGAAACGAATATTCCGTACCTTATTTCTGGGGAACTGTCGGCATCGTTTATAACAGCAAGCAATTGGGCGGTATGACATTCGACAGCTGGGAGGACCTATGGGATCCTGCCCTCAAGAATCAGATCGTGCTCATCGATGGTGCACGCGAGATCATCGGGATGGGGCTGAACAGCCTTCATTATTCCCTTAACGATACAGACCCCGCCCACTTGCAGGAAGCCTATGACAAACTAGTGAGCCTGAAGCCGAATGTCCGGGCTCTGCTTGGGGATGAAAATAAAATGCTGATGGCATCCGGGGAAGTGTCGATCGGGATAACGTGGTCCGGGGATGCTTCGGAGATCATGGCAGAAAACGAGGATCTTGACTATGTCGTCCCAGAGGAAGGCTCCAATCTATGGTTCGATAATATGGTCATCCCGAAAACTGCCAAGAATGTCGACGCTGCACATAAATTCATCAATTTTATGCTCGATCCAAAGATTGCAGCGCAAAATACCGAATATGTCAGCTACTCCACACCGAATAAGGAAGCCTTGCAATATATGCCCCAGGAGATGGTGAATGATGAACGCTTCTATCCATCCCCTGAATTGACAGATCGTCTGGAAGTTTATGAAAACCTCGGACAGGAAAACCTGTCTCGTTATAACGAATTATTCCTCAAATTCAAGATGGAATAG
- a CDS encoding SDR family oxidoreductase, which yields MKILVLGGNGMAGHVIYKYLRKQPDYDVHYTSRDRTDKSSIYLDAVDTPALEKLINTLEPAIVINCIGILNDAAEQNPLLAFRVNSLLPHQLAAFMERKNGRLIQLSTDCVFSGKTGQYKETDFRDGTSVYSQSKQLGEITSHPHLTIRTSIIGPELRRNGIGLFHWFMSQSGEIKGFERVYWNGVTTLELAKAVDFFIQKQTSGLYHLCPDEKINKHDLLQLIKEIYQKDDIRIVPDAAHVLDRSIVNTRQSPAYAVPGFRDMLEEQKQIYPLLLS from the coding sequence ATGAAGATACTCGTCCTCGGCGGGAATGGTATGGCGGGGCATGTCATATATAAGTACCTGCGCAAACAGCCGGATTACGATGTTCATTACACTTCCCGCGATCGTACGGATAAAAGCAGCATCTACCTCGATGCCGTAGATACTCCAGCATTGGAGAAACTGATAAATACGCTTGAACCAGCTATTGTCATCAATTGCATCGGGATCCTTAACGATGCAGCCGAGCAGAATCCGCTTCTGGCCTTCCGCGTCAACAGCCTGCTCCCTCACCAGCTGGCGGCATTCATGGAAAGAAAAAATGGACGCTTGATCCAACTCAGTACCGATTGCGTTTTCTCGGGTAAAACCGGTCAATACAAAGAGACGGACTTTCGCGATGGAACTTCCGTATATTCACAATCCAAGCAGCTTGGAGAAATAACATCACACCCGCATCTGACCATTCGCACCTCCATCATCGGACCGGAACTAAGAAGGAATGGCATAGGGCTTTTCCATTGGTTCATGAGTCAAAGCGGTGAGATCAAAGGATTTGAAAGGGTCTACTGGAATGGAGTGACAACACTCGAATTGGCAAAGGCAGTGGATTTCTTCATCCAAAAGCAGACGAGCGGCCTTTACCATCTATGTCCGGACGAAAAGATCAATAAACACGACCTGCTGCAGCTGATCAAGGAAATCTACCAAAAAGACGACATCCGAATTGTTCCGGATGCCGCACACGTGCTGGATCGGTCGATTGTGAATACAAGACAGTCGCCTGCTTATGCTGTACCCGGCTTTCGAGACATGCTGGAGGAACAGAAGCAAATTTATCCATTACTCCTATCCTGA
- a CDS encoding polysaccharide biosynthesis protein: MFKDKTIFITGGTGSWGYELVKQLLLHRPKEIRIFSRNESHQFTMKQEFDNNPKLHFKIGDIRDREALIEATEGVDYLFHLAALKHVPVCEDQPLEALKTNVIGTQHVIDAAIHHNIDKVIYISTDKASDPANFYGLSKAMGERLITHANKLHANTTFVCIRGGNVLGTNGSVIHVFKKAIRQKNKIGITDPEMTRFFLTVEDAIKLVFKATFEAVGGEIFIMKMPAIKITDLAKVLSEASGASDVEFEISGIRPGEKIHELLLTVNESHSAIVYDDRYFVILPDVKTKEITDYYKDYKKVEITDYNSSQNLLSHEEIKSMLVKGGFI, translated from the coding sequence TTGTTTAAGGATAAAACGATTTTCATTACGGGGGGTACAGGTTCTTGGGGGTATGAACTTGTCAAGCAGCTCCTTCTGCATCGTCCGAAGGAAATCCGCATCTTCTCCCGTAATGAATCACATCAATTCACCATGAAGCAGGAATTTGACAATAACCCGAAACTGCATTTCAAAATCGGGGATATCCGTGATCGCGAGGCCTTGATCGAAGCAACGGAAGGCGTGGATTACTTATTCCATCTAGCAGCACTTAAGCATGTGCCTGTTTGTGAAGACCAGCCATTGGAAGCTCTTAAAACGAATGTCATAGGAACACAGCATGTCATTGATGCTGCCATTCATCATAATATCGATAAAGTAATCTATATTTCGACCGATAAGGCATCCGATCCCGCCAACTTCTATGGCCTGTCCAAAGCTATGGGAGAACGATTGATCACCCATGCCAACAAACTCCATGCGAATACGACCTTTGTTTGCATCCGCGGCGGTAATGTTCTCGGCACAAATGGCAGCGTCATCCATGTCTTCAAAAAAGCCATCCGGCAAAAAAACAAAATCGGTATCACCGATCCAGAGATGACGCGATTTTTCCTTACAGTGGAGGATGCCATCAAACTGGTGTTCAAAGCGACCTTCGAAGCTGTCGGCGGGGAAATATTCATCATGAAAATGCCGGCGATCAAAATTACCGATCTCGCAAAAGTCCTGTCAGAGGCATCAGGTGCATCGGATGTCGAATTCGAAATATCGGGGATCCGCCCCGGGGAAAAAATCCACGAGCTGCTCTTGACCGTCAACGAGAGCCATTCCGCAATTGTTTATGACGACCGCTACTTTGTCATCCTGCCCGATGTGAAGACAAAAGAAATAACGGATTACTACAAGGACTATAAAAAAGTCGAGATCACCGATTACAATTCCAGCCAGAACCTGCTGTCACATGAGGAAATCAAAAGCATGCTGGTCAAGGGTGGTTTTATTTAA
- a CDS encoding glycosyltransferase family 4 protein, whose protein sequence is MNMKILLVSYYPLPYVGGLWTVVQNLQNELTRLGHEVDILAQDETLSEYRIIGQQAPFKVADVKPIIEEKLGTAYPKLESYTSIYLTEVLRYCMELTALTLDLSKYDIVHAQDVISALAMDRVKPSHIPVVTSIHGYLSKEIALAILGRHPDLSTDELHESFEYQYNVHLEHIGCHVSEFIHIPAAITKTKLIQQHTIPDARFVQFPYGIDIDAFHKSPKQLDNIPAKTKPTILFAGRLVQLKGVHILIEALKQLKASTSDWECWILGKGDAAKQLKNQIKEAGLSSEIKLLGSVPNVKDFLESSDIFVLPSLQDTQPYSVIEAQLCGIPTVVSDAGGLPEMVQEGVTGLLSEAGNPNSLAQQLHRLLQDDSLRRQLGSQAKLWAEQQWSLVNMGMNTVELYKKALAL, encoded by the coding sequence ATGAATATGAAAATACTGCTCGTTTCCTATTATCCGCTTCCGTATGTCGGGGGATTGTGGACGGTTGTTCAAAATCTCCAGAATGAATTGACAAGATTGGGACATGAAGTCGATATACTGGCCCAGGATGAAACGCTATCGGAATACCGCATCATCGGACAGCAAGCGCCCTTTAAAGTGGCCGATGTCAAACCCATCATCGAAGAAAAATTGGGAACCGCCTATCCGAAGCTGGAATCCTATACCTCGATTTACCTCACAGAAGTCCTGAGATATTGTATGGAATTGACAGCTCTGACACTCGATCTCTCCAAGTATGACATCGTCCATGCCCAAGACGTCATTTCAGCATTGGCAATGGATCGTGTGAAGCCTTCCCACATCCCAGTGGTGACAAGTATCCATGGCTATTTGTCGAAGGAGATAGCATTGGCCATCCTGGGGCGTCATCCCGATCTATCAACCGATGAACTTCACGAAAGCTTCGAATACCAATACAACGTTCATTTGGAGCATATCGGTTGTCATGTGAGTGAGTTCATCCACATACCTGCAGCTATAACGAAAACCAAGCTCATACAGCAGCATACTATCCCGGACGCAAGATTTGTACAGTTTCCTTACGGCATAGATATAGACGCCTTTCATAAAAGTCCGAAACAGCTGGACAATATCCCCGCCAAGACAAAGCCGACCATCTTATTTGCCGGGAGACTGGTGCAATTAAAAGGCGTGCATATTTTAATAGAAGCCTTAAAACAGCTAAAAGCTTCCACCTCGGATTGGGAATGCTGGATACTCGGCAAAGGCGACGCCGCAAAACAACTCAAAAATCAAATAAAAGAAGCCGGCCTCTCCTCTGAAATAAAGCTGCTGGGTTCTGTACCTAATGTAAAAGACTTTCTTGAATCATCTGATATCTTTGTTCTGCCAAGCTTACAGGATACACAGCCGTATTCTGTCATAGAAGCCCAGCTATGCGGCATCCCGACAGTCGTCAGCGATGCCGGCGGACTTCCTGAAATGGTGCAGGAAGGAGTGACGGGCCTGCTTTCCGAGGCAGGCAATCCAAACAGCCTGGCCCAGCAGCTTCACCGCTTGCTCCAGGATGATTCGCTTCGCCGGCAGTTGGGCAGCCAAGCAAAGCTCTGGGCCGAACAGCAATGGTCGCTGGTCAATATGGGCATGAACACTGTCGAGTTATATAAAAAGGCACTGGCATTATAG
- a CDS encoding glycosyltransferase family 4 protein, translating to MKVLFVFYVPSGGVETLNRQRRAALELEGISSHFLYYEKRRELVNDHGAPLYITNEDTDIKQIFDSNDFDAAIITSDFLSFPRFRRLGFKGKLILEAQGFGPKENAYLQLQMAVPIVRNYANALLHPMTEHIAEIYQQLYPATPTFGFDICFDSDEFAYMPGITSEKPIIAWVGRLEDNKNWREFLLICHKLISEYRTDLQFYMFHDPSLAAPSELFAFEQMLDSLQLRNHLSIFPDVPHEDMPYYFSMIGDSGGFLLATSKVESAGYAVIEAMSCSCPVLTTDSDGVRRAIIHNQTGKYYELGNLDSALAETKELMANMDQRTFIRENALRHIKERFSYENYAASFKQMLLKLGVQDRSNG from the coding sequence ATGAAAGTATTATTTGTATTTTATGTGCCAAGCGGCGGGGTGGAAACACTCAATCGACAGAGAAGAGCTGCCTTGGAATTGGAGGGCATCTCTTCACATTTCCTGTATTATGAAAAACGCCGTGAATTAGTGAATGATCACGGAGCTCCGTTATATATAACCAATGAAGATACAGATATAAAGCAAATATTCGATAGTAATGATTTTGATGCAGCTATCATAACTTCCGATTTTTTAAGCTTCCCTCGTTTCCGGCGGCTGGGCTTCAAGGGGAAGCTTATCTTGGAAGCTCAAGGATTCGGTCCTAAGGAAAATGCATATTTACAGTTGCAGATGGCAGTTCCGATCGTGAGGAATTATGCTAATGCATTGCTGCATCCGATGACGGAGCACATTGCTGAAATTTACCAGCAGCTGTATCCGGCAACCCCGACCTTTGGTTTTGATATTTGCTTTGATTCGGATGAATTTGCGTATATGCCTGGCATCACCTCGGAAAAGCCGATCATTGCTTGGGTGGGCAGGCTGGAGGATAACAAGAACTGGCGTGAATTCCTTCTGATATGTCATAAACTCATTTCTGAATATCGGACTGATTTGCAATTTTATATGTTCCATGATCCATCTTTGGCTGCACCAAGCGAACTTTTCGCATTTGAACAGATGTTGGACAGCCTGCAGCTGAGGAATCATCTGTCCATATTCCCGGATGTTCCACATGAGGATATGCCCTATTATTTCTCCATGATCGGTGATTCTGGAGGATTTTTATTGGCAACTTCCAAAGTGGAAAGTGCAGGGTATGCAGTCATCGAAGCCATGAGCTGCAGCTGTCCTGTACTGACAACAGACTCGGATGGTGTCCGCCGGGCCATCATTCATAACCAGACAGGTAAATATTATGAGCTGGGCAATCTGGATTCGGCGCTGGCAGAGACGAAGGAATTGATGGCGAACATGGATCAGCGGACCTTTATCCGGGAAAATGCACTCCGGCATATCAAAGAAAGATTCAGTTATGAAAATTATGCAGCTTCTTTTAAACAAATGCTGTTAAAACTAGGTGTTCAGGATAGGAGTAATGGATAA
- a CDS encoding four-helix bundle copper-binding protein, whose protein sequence is MNTDYENCIQACLTCMKACNACYDACLLEDDVKTMANCIRMDRECADMCAFAIQSMQRSSPFAEQICTLCAEICQACGEICRQHDVQHCQDCADACFACADACRSMAA, encoded by the coding sequence ATGAATACAGATTATGAGAATTGCATCCAAGCTTGCCTGACATGCATGAAAGCCTGCAATGCATGCTATGATGCCTGTCTGCTGGAAGATGATGTGAAGACGATGGCCAATTGCATCCGGATGGATCGTGAATGTGCGGATATGTGCGCATTTGCAATCCAGTCGATGCAGCGCAGCAGTCCGTTTGCCGAGCAAATTTGTACATTATGTGCAGAAATATGCCAAGCCTGCGGCGAAATATGCAGACAGCATGATGTACAGCATTGCCAGGATTGTGCAGATGCGTGCTTTGCCTGTGCCGACGCTTGCCGATCCATGGCCGCATAA
- a CDS encoding ABC transporter ATP-binding protein, whose protein sequence is MTKKPIIQFHNVMKQYDKDTTVLDNVSFEIERGKFYTLLGPSGCGKTTILRLIAGFTEPTSGEMLFDGKPLNKIPANKRSVNTVFQDYALFPHLNVYENVAFGLRIKKMPQKQIDEKVKEALRFVNLAGYEKREISEMSGGQRQRVAIARAVVNEPEVILLDEPLSALDLKLRTEMQYELREMQQRLGITFIFVTHDQEEALALSDEIFVLNSGKIEQSGTPTDIYDEPINRFVADFIGESNIVDGRMIRDYEVEFTGKRFACVDQGLQPNEPVEIVIRPEDLHITSAEEGNLRVTVDSQLFRGVHYEISSYDEAGNEWLVHSTKKAVVGEEIGLAFEPEAIHVMRLNETEEEFDKRLEAYDDGE, encoded by the coding sequence ATGACAAAGAAACCGATCATTCAATTCCACAATGTAATGAAGCAGTACGATAAAGATACCACTGTTTTGGACAATGTCAGCTTCGAAATCGAGCGCGGCAAGTTCTATACCCTCCTGGGTCCTTCCGGGTGCGGGAAAACGACCATCTTACGTCTGATTGCAGGGTTTACAGAACCCACTTCCGGAGAGATGCTGTTCGACGGGAAACCATTGAATAAAATTCCGGCCAACAAAAGATCTGTAAACACTGTATTCCAGGATTATGCCCTGTTTCCTCATCTGAATGTATATGAAAACGTGGCTTTTGGCCTGCGCATCAAAAAGATGCCTCAGAAGCAGATCGATGAGAAAGTGAAGGAAGCATTGCGTTTCGTCAACCTGGCTGGCTATGAAAAGCGGGAAATCAGCGAAATGTCCGGCGGACAGCGTCAGCGTGTCGCCATCGCACGTGCTGTCGTGAACGAACCGGAAGTGATTTTGCTGGATGAGCCCCTATCCGCACTGGACTTGAAGCTGCGTACGGAGATGCAGTATGAATTACGCGAGATGCAGCAGCGTCTCGGCATCACATTCATCTTCGTGACGCATGACCAGGAAGAAGCGCTTGCTCTCTCGGATGAGATTTTCGTCCTGAACAGCGGGAAAATAGAACAAAGCGGCACACCAACGGATATATACGATGAACCGATCAACCGTTTCGTGGCCGACTTTATCGGAGAATCAAACATTGTTGATGGACGGATGATCCGGGATTATGAGGTGGAGTTCACCGGCAAACGCTTTGCCTGTGTAGACCAGGGTCTGCAGCCGAATGAACCCGTCGAAATTGTCATCCGCCCGGAAGATTTGCATATAACAAGCGCAGAAGAAGGAAACCTGCGCGTCACAGTCGATTCCCAGCTATTTCGCGGGGTCCATTATGAAATCTCCAGCTATGATGAAGCTGGTAACGAATGGCTTGTGCATTCCACGAAGAAAGCTGTCGTCGGAGAGGAAATCGGATTAGCCTTTGAGCCGGAGGCCATCCACGTCATGCGTCTGAATGAGACGGAAGAAGAATTCGATAAACGACTAGAGGCGTACGACGATGGAGAATAA
- a CDS encoding ABC transporter permease — translation MENKTTRNLYTIPYVIWIAFFVIAPILLVLYYSFQDIDGSFSLTNYRNFFTPIYLEMTLSSFWYAFLITLITLLFAYPTAYLLTKLKHKQLWLLLIIVPSWINLLLKAYAFLGIFGTYGMANKVLEAIGIGSKDILFTDFSFVFVSVYIFIPFMILPIFNALDKLNPTYLDAANDLGASRWTTFRRIVFPLTIDGVKAGCQITFIPALSLFMLTRLIAGSQVITLGTAIEQQFLVTQNWGMGSTIAVFLIIFMFIIMFATGTKRRKARG, via the coding sequence ATGGAGAATAAGACGACTCGCAATCTGTATACGATTCCCTATGTCATTTGGATTGCCTTTTTTGTCATCGCCCCGATCCTGTTGGTGCTGTATTATTCTTTCCAGGACATCGACGGCAGCTTTTCATTGACCAATTACCGTAATTTCTTTACACCCATCTATTTGGAGATGACATTGAGCTCTTTTTGGTATGCATTCCTGATTACACTGATCACCTTGCTATTTGCTTATCCTACAGCTTACTTGCTGACAAAGCTGAAGCATAAGCAATTATGGCTATTATTGATCATCGTGCCAAGCTGGATCAACCTATTGCTGAAGGCTTATGCTTTCCTCGGCATCTTTGGTACGTATGGTATGGCCAATAAAGTACTGGAAGCGATCGGAATCGGATCCAAGGATATCCTTTTTACTGATTTCAGCTTTGTCTTCGTATCTGTCTATATTTTCATTCCGTTCATGATCCTGCCGATTTTCAATGCCCTGGATAAGCTGAATCCAACTTATCTGGATGCAGCGAATGATCTGGGAGCATCACGATGGACGACCTTCCGCCGAATCGTATTCCCATTGACGATCGACGGTGTGAAAGCAGGCTGTCAGATCACGTTCATTCCAGCCCTATCCTTATTCATGCTGACACGGCTTATCGCCGGCAGCCAAGTCATCACACTCGGCACGGCAATCGAGCAGCAATTCCTGGTCACACAGAATTGGGGGATGGGATCGACGATTGCTGTCTTCCTGATCATTTTCATGTTCATCATCATGTTCGCAACAGGAACGAAAAGGAGGAAAGCACGTGGATAA
- the wecB gene encoding UDP-N-acetylglucosamine 2-epimerase (non-hydrolyzing), producing the protein MKILTVLGTRPEIIRLSIIIKKLDLLADHVLVHTGQNYTSNLSDVFFQEMQIRKPDYILSQSQQSLGEQLATMYKELETILETEKPEKVLVLGDTNSALSALLAERMHIPVVHMEAGNRCFDLEVPEEKNRRVIDAISSLNLPYTPGSRENLLREGLPANRIVVSGNPIFEVLHHYRPSIQKSRILKELKLKKQQYLLTTIHRAENVDHPDRLRTIMNGLSTAAEKLNKRMICSIHPRTRSKIEQLKDMTWSPLVEFHEPFGFFDFVALEQQALLALTDSGTVQEECCLFHVPTVTVRRTTERPETVACGSNIISGIDAKAIERSAVIMASASKDWEFPEGYADRYVSDKVIKIILGGLEIV; encoded by the coding sequence GTGAAGATTTTAACTGTCTTAGGAACACGACCTGAAATAATCCGGCTATCCATCATCATCAAGAAGCTGGATTTGCTGGCAGATCACGTCCTGGTTCACACCGGGCAGAATTACACCTCCAACTTGAGCGATGTTTTTTTTCAAGAAATGCAGATCAGGAAACCCGATTACATCCTCTCCCAAAGTCAGCAGAGTTTAGGGGAACAATTAGCCACGATGTATAAGGAATTGGAAACCATACTGGAGACGGAGAAACCGGAAAAAGTCCTTGTACTCGGGGATACGAACAGCGCGTTGAGTGCCTTGCTTGCAGAACGGATGCATATCCCTGTCGTGCACATGGAAGCAGGCAATCGATGCTTTGACTTGGAGGTTCCAGAGGAGAAAAACAGGCGCGTCATCGATGCAATTTCCAGCCTTAACCTTCCTTATACACCTGGAAGCAGGGAAAATCTGCTGCGGGAGGGACTGCCGGCTAATCGCATTGTCGTCTCGGGAAATCCCATATTTGAGGTATTGCACCATTACAGACCCAGCATCCAAAAAAGCCGCATCTTAAAAGAGCTTAAGCTGAAGAAGCAGCAATACTTGCTGACGACGATACATCGGGCAGAGAATGTCGATCACCCTGACAGGCTGCGGACCATTATGAATGGACTGAGTACCGCGGCAGAAAAACTGAATAAACGTATGATTTGCAGCATCCATCCTCGTACACGATCGAAAATCGAACAATTAAAGGATATGACATGGAGTCCGCTTGTGGAATTTCATGAGCCCTTTGGCTTCTTCGATTTTGTCGCACTTGAACAGCAGGCTCTGCTGGCACTTACGGATAGCGGCACCGTCCAGGAGGAATGCTGTCTGTTCCATGTTCCGACAGTGACCGTGCGCAGGACGACAGAACGGCCAGAAACGGTTGCTTGCGGAAGCAATATCATATCGGGCATCGATGCAAAAGCAATCGAGCGTTCTGCTGTCATCATGGCATCAGCCTCGAAAGATTGGGAGTTTCCTGAAGGATATGCAGACCGATACGTTTCTGACAAAGTGATCAAAATTATTTTAGGAGGTTTGGAAATTGTTTAA
- a CDS encoding glycosyltransferase — translation MLPKVTIIIPFFNDKYVPFAIQSALDQTYPNIEVIVVDDGSTQEVDKIRPYLNYITYLRKENGGTATALNHGIEHAAGEYVAWLSSDDIFLPHKIQMQMDYMTANHSLVSFSNYHLIDKDNQVFIPWCGKRFSPLNNAKEVYESFRMENPVNGCTTLIQKEIFDKVGKFNPGFLYTHDYDMWFRILLNGFHMHYIDQALIQFRSHEESGTSRFQPQILHEMKTIEGHYRPILDEYLEKYATF, via the coding sequence ATGCTTCCGAAAGTAACGATCATCATTCCTTTTTTCAATGATAAATATGTCCCTTTCGCCATCCAGAGCGCCTTGGATCAGACTTATCCCAATATAGAGGTAATCGTGGTTGACGATGGCTCCACACAGGAAGTCGATAAAATCAGACCTTATCTGAATTATATAACTTACCTGCGGAAAGAAAATGGAGGAACAGCAACTGCGCTCAACCATGGGATTGAGCATGCCGCCGGGGAATATGTGGCATGGCTAAGCTCTGATGATATATTCCTTCCGCATAAGATTCAAATGCAAATGGACTATATGACTGCCAACCATTCATTGGTCAGCTTTTCCAACTACCATCTGATTGATAAAGATAATCAGGTATTCATTCCTTGGTGCGGCAAACGCTTTAGTCCTTTGAACAACGCAAAGGAAGTTTATGAATCTTTCCGTATGGAAAACCCAGTCAATGGCTGCACCACCCTGATTCAAAAAGAAATATTCGATAAAGTTGGCAAATTCAATCCGGGATTCTTGTACACGCACGATTATGATATGTGGTTCCGGATCCTGCTAAATGGCTTCCATATGCATTATATCGATCAGGCACTCATCCAATTCCGTTCGCATGAAGAATCCGGAACATCAAGATTCCAGCCCCAAATACTGCATGAAATGAAAACCATCGAAGGACATTACCGTCCGATTTTAGATGAATACTTGGAAAAATACGCTACATTTTAG